From Medicago truncatula cultivar Jemalong A17 chromosome 7, MtrunA17r5.0-ANR, whole genome shotgun sequence, a single genomic window includes:
- the LOC25498754 gene encoding PHD finger protein ALFIN-LIKE 2, with amino-acid sequence MEMASSPRTVEEIFKDYSARRIAVVRALTQDVDEFYGLCDPDKDNLCLYGHNNESWEVTLPAEEVPPELPEPALGINFARDGMNRRDWLSLVAVHSDSWLLSVAFYLGARLNRNERKRLFSLINELPTVFEIVTDRKPIKDNKPAADSGSKSRGSTKRSSDGQVKSNPKFPVDDGYEEEEEDEHSETLCGSCGGNYNADEFWIGCDICERWYHGKCVKITPAKAESIKQYKCPQCSIRRNRP; translated from the exons ATGGAAATGGCTTCTAGCCCTCGTACCGTTGAAGAGATCTTCAAAGATTACAGCGCTCGTAGAATCGCAGTTGTTCGTGCTCTCACTCAAG atgttgatgaattttaCGGTCTCTGTGATCCAG aTAAGGATAATTTGTGCCTCTATGGTCATAATAATGAAAGCTGGGAAGTAACTCTGCCAGCAGAGGAAGTTCCGCCGGAACTCCCTGAGCCAGCTCTTGGAATCAATTTTGCTCGAGACGGCATGAACCGTAGGGATTGGCTTTCTCTTGTTGCTGTGCACAGTGATTCATGGTTGCTTTCTGTGGCCTTCTATCTCGGAGCTCGTCTTAACCGCAATGAAAG GAAACGTTTGTTTAGTTTGATCAACGAACTTCCTACTGTTTTCGAAATCGTGACCGACAGGAAACCAATTAAGGACAACAAGCCAGCAGCAGACAGCGGAAGTAAATCCCGAGGAAGCACCAAG AGATCCAGTGACGGGCAAGTCAAAAGCAACCCAAAGTTTCCTGTGGATGATGGTtatgaggaggaggaggaagacgAGCACAGTGAAACACTTTGCGGGAGCTGTGGCGGTAATTACAATGCCGACGAGTTTTGGATTGGTTGTGATATATGTGAGAGGTGGTACCATGGGAAATGTGTGAAGATCACTCCTGCGAAGGCCGAGAGCATAAAGCAATACAAGTGCCCTCAATGCAGCATCAGGCGGAACAGACCCTAG
- the LOC25498755 gene encoding myb family transcription factor PHL7: MGSTRSDGSATHKERLRWTQQLHDLFVEAVNRLGGADRATPKGILKGMKAMGVSELKILHVKSHLQKYRISKLIPESTTRGKIEKRSISDILPNFCSISALQLKEVLQMQAEVQNRMSDKVEVPKSLKLKIEAQGKYLARIGQSNQIRTITRKACKPFVGKATPLPSLSEESESFKTQSDEEHRTAKKKKVTNENVFPTGFELGSSTTSEFSNQTWNLSWSQLAEATYQSPLVPSFLL, from the exons ATGGGTTCCACTCGCTCAGATGGCTCTGCCACACACAAAGAACGCTTAAGATGGACACAACAACTCCATGATCTCTTTGTGGAGGCTGTAAATAGGCTTGGGGGTGCAGATA GGGCAACACCAAAAGGTATATTGAAAGGAATGAAGGCTATGGGAGTTTCAGAATTGAAAATATTACACGTCAAAAGCCACTTGCAG AAATACAGGATCTCCAAATTGATTCCAGAATCCACCACAA GAGGAAAAATTGAGAAGAGAAGCATATCAGATATACTGCCAAATTTCTGTTCTATATC TGCTCTTCAGCTAAAGGAAGTCCTTCAAATGCAGGCAGAGGTGCAAAACCGCATGAGTGATAAAGTTGAG GTTCCAAAAAGCTTGAAGCTGAAGATTGAAGCACAAGGAAAGTATCTAGCCAGAATTGGACAAAGTAATCAAATCAGAACAATTACAAGAAAAGCTTGCAAGCCTTTTGTTGGTAAAGCAACCCCTTTGCCCTCTCTTTCCGAGGAATCTGAATCCTTTAAAACACAATCCGACGAAGAACATCGAACAGCGAAAAAGAAAAAGGTCACAAATGAGAATGTTTTTCCTACAGGTTTTGAACTGGGATCATCCACTACCTCGGAATTCAGCAACCAAACCTGGAACCTTTCTTGGAGTCAGCTGGCTGAAGCAACCTACCAATCACCTTTGGTGCCTAGTTTCTTATTATAG